A genomic window from Nocardioides sp. BP30 includes:
- the murD gene encoding UDP-N-acetylmuramoyl-L-alanine--D-glutamate ligase yields the protein MGGGLVTRSGSTGPDPAALGRRDSWEGVRAVVAGFGVSGFAAADNLLHLGAEVTALDESTGDEERQEKAELLRVLGADVRLGAGQTARLPEDVDVLVTSPGWRPSAPLLAQARDRGIPIWGEVELAWRLRDTGPGGNAAPWLAVTGTNGKTTTVQMLDTILRTAGLRSVAVGNVGLPIVEAVMDPAPYDVFAVELSSFQLHYTQSMAAESAAVLNLAEDHLDWYGSMEEYAADKGRIYERVSRACVYNAADELTRHLVEEAEVQEGARAIGFTLGMPGVGMVGVVEDILVDRAFIAERQTSAAELCTIDDLGQALGHTPAPHYVQNALAAAALARAHGVSPRAVRDGLRSFRPDGHRIETVATHGGITWVDDSKATNPHAAQASLQAYDPVVWIAGGLAKGAHFEGLVPSVRDRLRGVVLIGRDQDVIAEALARHAPDVPVIALPADETGAAVMGHAVQAAARLAVAGDTVLLAPGCASQDQFRDYKARGDAFVAAVRDQIS from the coding sequence CTGGGTGGCGGTCTCGTGACCCGCTCCGGATCCACCGGCCCGGACCCCGCGGCCCTGGGGCGGCGCGACTCCTGGGAGGGCGTGCGCGCCGTCGTCGCCGGGTTCGGCGTCTCCGGCTTCGCCGCCGCCGACAACCTGCTCCATCTCGGCGCGGAGGTGACGGCGCTCGACGAGTCGACCGGGGACGAGGAGCGTCAGGAGAAGGCCGAGCTGCTCCGGGTGCTGGGCGCCGACGTACGGCTCGGTGCGGGCCAGACGGCGCGGCTGCCCGAGGACGTCGACGTGCTGGTGACCTCTCCCGGGTGGCGGCCGTCGGCGCCGCTGCTGGCGCAGGCCCGCGACCGCGGGATCCCGATCTGGGGCGAGGTGGAGCTGGCCTGGCGGCTGCGCGACACCGGACCCGGCGGCAACGCCGCGCCGTGGCTGGCGGTGACCGGCACGAACGGCAAGACCACGACCGTGCAGATGCTCGACACCATCCTGCGCACCGCCGGCCTGCGCTCGGTCGCCGTCGGCAACGTCGGCCTGCCGATCGTGGAGGCGGTGATGGATCCGGCGCCCTACGACGTCTTCGCGGTCGAGCTCTCCAGCTTCCAGCTGCACTACACGCAGTCGATGGCGGCCGAGAGCGCAGCGGTGCTCAACCTCGCCGAGGACCACCTCGACTGGTACGGCTCGATGGAGGAGTACGCCGCCGACAAGGGCCGTATCTACGAACGTGTCAGCCGGGCGTGCGTCTACAACGCCGCGGACGAGCTCACCCGCCACCTGGTCGAGGAGGCCGAGGTGCAGGAGGGTGCACGGGCGATCGGCTTCACCCTGGGCATGCCCGGCGTCGGCATGGTCGGGGTGGTGGAGGACATCCTGGTCGACCGGGCGTTCATCGCCGAGCGGCAGACGAGCGCTGCCGAGCTGTGCACGATCGACGACCTGGGCCAGGCGCTCGGGCACACCCCGGCACCTCACTACGTGCAGAACGCTCTCGCCGCGGCCGCGCTGGCCCGGGCGCACGGCGTCAGCCCCCGGGCGGTCCGGGACGGGCTGCGTTCCTTCCGCCCCGACGGACACCGGATCGAGACCGTCGCCACTCACGGCGGCATCACCTGGGTGGACGACTCCAAGGCCACCAACCCGCATGCCGCCCAGGCCTCGCTGCAGGCCTACGACCCGGTGGTGTGGATCGCCGGCGGGTTGGCCAAGGGCGCCCATTTCGAGGGGCTGGTGCCGTCGGTGCGCGACCGCCTCCGGGGCGTGGTGCTGATCGGACGTGACCAGGACGTGATCGCCGAGGCTCTTGCGCGACACGCCCCCGATGTCCCGGTGATCGCGCTGCCCGCCGACGAGACTGGTGCCGCAGTCATGGGGCACGCGGTGCAGGCCGCCGCCCGGCTCGCAGTCGCCGGAGACACGGTGCTGCTGGCGCCGGGTTGCGCGAGTCAGGACCAGTTCCGCGACTACAAGGCGCGGGGCGACGCGTTCGTCGCCGCGGTGCGGGACCAGATCAGCTAG
- the ftsW gene encoding putative lipid II flippase FtsW, which produces MTTANPEETAGAASPERLPLRAWAGSWLSHRLTTLQEALERPLTSYYLLLGASALLLVIGLIMVMSASSVYAYHYYNGDSYAVVKKQLMWVLLGLPVAYLASRMSQRWIRRLVWPAYVLSLGLLLMTAFMGISVYGNKNWLALGPIQIQPSEIAKLALVLWAGHIYALKERRLRSVHHMIMPVVPGLLLATMLVLVGHDLGTALVFGAILLGLLWVVGFPSKWFVIALLVVGSAALFFVGISHERQVRIENFLNPFKDFQGAGWQAGHGLYALSSGGWFGEGIGASRQKWGQLPEAHTDFIFAVLGEELGLVGTMLVIGLFVVLAYAAIRVARQTSDPFVRYVTFGVVVWLVGQAVINIGMVLAFLPVIGIPLPLVSYGGSALLPSLVALGLVIGFARREPEAAEALAQRKRSRSAGVSAR; this is translated from the coding sequence GTGACCACGGCCAACCCCGAGGAGACCGCCGGCGCCGCCTCTCCCGAGCGGCTCCCGCTCCGCGCGTGGGCCGGCTCGTGGCTCAGCCACCGGCTCACCACGCTCCAGGAGGCGCTCGAGCGGCCGCTGACGTCCTACTACCTGCTGCTCGGCGCCTCGGCGCTGCTGCTGGTCATCGGGCTGATCATGGTGATGAGTGCGTCCAGCGTCTACGCCTACCACTACTACAACGGCGACTCCTACGCCGTGGTCAAGAAGCAGCTGATGTGGGTGCTGCTCGGTCTTCCCGTCGCCTACCTGGCGAGTCGGATGTCGCAGCGCTGGATCCGGCGGCTGGTGTGGCCGGCGTACGTGCTCTCCCTGGGTCTGCTGCTGATGACCGCCTTCATGGGCATCTCGGTCTACGGCAACAAGAACTGGCTGGCGCTGGGCCCGATCCAGATCCAGCCCTCGGAGATCGCCAAGCTCGCCCTGGTGCTGTGGGCCGGGCACATCTATGCACTCAAGGAGCGCCGGCTGCGCAGCGTGCACCACATGATCATGCCGGTCGTGCCCGGCCTGCTGCTGGCCACGATGCTGGTGCTGGTGGGGCACGACCTCGGGACCGCGCTGGTCTTCGGCGCCATCCTGCTCGGTCTGCTCTGGGTCGTCGGCTTCCCGAGCAAGTGGTTCGTCATCGCGTTGCTCGTGGTCGGTTCGGCAGCGCTCTTCTTCGTCGGCATCAGCCACGAGCGCCAGGTGCGCATCGAGAACTTCCTGAACCCGTTCAAGGACTTCCAAGGGGCCGGGTGGCAGGCCGGTCACGGCCTCTACGCGCTCTCCTCCGGCGGGTGGTTCGGCGAGGGGATCGGCGCGTCGCGGCAGAAGTGGGGCCAGTTGCCCGAGGCGCACACCGACTTCATCTTCGCCGTCCTGGGCGAGGAGCTCGGCCTGGTCGGAACGATGCTGGTGATAGGACTGTTCGTGGTGCTCGCCTACGCGGCCATCCGGGTGGCGCGCCAGACCAGCGACCCGTTCGTCCGGTACGTCACCTTCGGCGTGGTGGTGTGGCTGGTGGGGCAGGCGGTGATCAACATCGGGATGGTGCTCGCCTTCCTGCCGGTCATCGGCATCCCGCTGCCCCTGGTCTCCTACGGGGGATCGGCGCTGTTGCCCTCCCTGGTCGCGCTCGGTCTGGTGATCGGCTTCGCCCGCCGCGAGCCGGAGGCCGCCGAGGCGCTCGCGCAGCGCAAGAGGTCCCGTTCGGCCGGCGTCTCGGCCCGGTAG
- the murG gene encoding undecaprenyldiphospho-muramoylpentapeptide beta-N-acetylglucosaminyltransferase, with product MRVLLAGGGTAGHTSPLLATADALRRLEPGAEITCVGTPRGLENAVVPAAGYPLELIPPVPLPRALNAELMRVPANLRRAVRAARAVLDRVEPDVVVGYGGYVSLPVYLAARRRRVPVVVHEQNALPGLANRIGARVAARVGVSFPDTPLPHAEYVGLPIRRLVSTLDRAAVRAEARAFFGLDASRPTVVVTGGSQGARRLNEAITAAAPVFAHAGVQVLHVVGPRNELPRVPASGVPYVAVNYVDRMDYALAAADLMVCRAGASSVTEAAAVGVPAVFVPLAIGNGEQRLNALPVVEAGGALLVPDAEFTADWVADTVVPLASDADRLATMGARASALIPRDADEKLARIVLEVARR from the coding sequence ATGCGCGTCCTTCTCGCCGGCGGCGGCACCGCCGGCCACACCTCGCCCCTGCTCGCCACCGCCGACGCCCTGCGCCGGCTCGAACCCGGCGCGGAGATCACCTGCGTCGGCACGCCGCGAGGCTTGGAGAACGCCGTCGTCCCCGCCGCCGGATACCCGCTCGAGCTCATCCCGCCGGTGCCGCTCCCGCGTGCGCTCAACGCCGAGCTGATGCGGGTGCCGGCCAACCTGCGTCGCGCCGTGCGGGCCGCGCGCGCCGTCCTCGACCGGGTCGAGCCCGACGTCGTCGTCGGGTACGGCGGCTACGTCTCGCTGCCGGTCTACCTGGCCGCCCGCCGCCGCAGGGTGCCGGTGGTGGTGCACGAGCAGAACGCGCTGCCGGGGCTGGCCAACAGGATCGGCGCGCGGGTGGCAGCGCGTGTCGGTGTGAGCTTCCCCGACACCCCGCTCCCGCACGCCGAGTACGTCGGCCTGCCCATCCGCAGGCTGGTCTCCACGCTGGACCGGGCGGCCGTCCGGGCCGAGGCCCGGGCGTTCTTCGGCCTCGACGCCTCGCGTCCCACGGTGGTGGTGACCGGTGGCTCCCAGGGCGCGCGCCGGCTCAACGAGGCGATCACCGCCGCGGCGCCGGTCTTCGCCCACGCCGGCGTGCAGGTGCTGCACGTGGTCGGGCCGAGGAACGAGCTGCCCCGGGTGCCCGCCAGCGGCGTGCCCTACGTCGCCGTCAACTACGTGGACCGGATGGACTACGCCCTCGCGGCCGCCGACCTGATGGTCTGTCGGGCCGGCGCCTCCAGCGTCACCGAGGCCGCTGCCGTCGGCGTACCGGCCGTCTTCGTGCCGCTGGCGATCGGCAACGGCGAGCAGCGGCTCAACGCGCTGCCGGTCGTCGAGGCGGGTGGTGCGCTGCTCGTGCCGGATGCCGAGTTCACCGCCGACTGGGTCGCCGACACGGTCGTGCCGCTCGCCTCGGACGCGGACCGTCTCGCCACGATGGGCGCCAGGGCGAGCGCACTCATCCCGCGCGACGCCGACGAGAAGCTGGCGCGCATCGTGCTGGAGGTGGCGCGGCGATGA
- the murC gene encoding UDP-N-acetylmuramate--L-alanine ligase, protein MRVPVPERILPAEELGRVHFVGIGGAGLSAIARLMLARGITVSGSDGVASSTLDRLREAGATVFVGHAAEHVHGADTLVVSTAVREDNPEIVEARRLGLRLLPRSAGLAAVMAGRRVLAVAGTHGKTTTTSLLTVALQAAGADPTYAVGGELSDTGTNAGQGGSDLFVAEADESDGAFLVYRPHVAVVTNVEADHLDQWGTEEAYQEAFAEFIGRVDPAERGGLVVACVDDDGAAALRSVATSLGRRFVGVGESDLADVRAVDVVLEGTTSSFTVFDRDGAVVRELGRITLQIPGRHYVADALAALTVGLRLGYDFDRLKAGLESFTGTRRRMERKGEAAGVRVYDSYAHHPAEIAGDLVAARSVAGAGRLIVAFQPHLVSRTRIFGAQMGRELGAADEVVVLDVYLAREEPDPAVTGALVADAIPHERKRLVASLDEAAAALADLARPGDLVLTLGAGNVTEVGPKVLELLGERGA, encoded by the coding sequence ATGAGGGTTCCCGTTCCGGAGCGGATCCTCCCGGCCGAGGAGCTCGGCCGGGTGCACTTCGTCGGCATCGGCGGCGCCGGCCTGTCGGCGATCGCCCGGCTGATGCTGGCGCGCGGCATCACCGTCAGCGGATCGGACGGTGTCGCCTCCTCGACGCTCGACCGGCTCCGAGAGGCGGGCGCGACCGTCTTCGTCGGGCACGCCGCCGAGCACGTCCACGGAGCCGACACGCTGGTCGTGTCCACCGCCGTGCGCGAGGACAACCCCGAGATCGTCGAGGCCCGCCGGCTGGGGCTGCGGCTGCTGCCGCGCTCGGCCGGGTTGGCGGCCGTGATGGCCGGCCGCCGTGTGCTGGCGGTCGCCGGCACGCACGGGAAGACGACCACCACCTCGCTGCTGACCGTGGCGCTCCAGGCGGCCGGTGCCGACCCGACGTACGCCGTCGGTGGCGAGCTGTCCGACACCGGTACCAACGCGGGGCAGGGCGGCAGCGACCTGTTCGTGGCCGAGGCCGACGAGAGCGACGGCGCCTTCCTCGTCTACCGCCCGCACGTCGCGGTGGTGACGAACGTGGAGGCCGACCACCTCGACCAGTGGGGCACCGAGGAGGCCTATCAGGAGGCCTTCGCCGAGTTCATCGGCCGGGTCGACCCGGCCGAGCGCGGTGGCCTGGTGGTCGCCTGCGTGGACGACGACGGTGCTGCGGCGCTGCGCTCGGTGGCGACCTCGTTGGGTCGCAGGTTCGTCGGCGTGGGCGAGTCCGACCTGGCCGACGTCCGGGCCGTGGACGTCGTCCTGGAAGGGACCACCTCCTCCTTCACCGTGTTCGACCGGGACGGCGCCGTGGTCCGCGAGCTCGGCCGGATCACCCTGCAGATCCCGGGCAGGCACTACGTCGCCGACGCGCTGGCCGCGCTGACCGTCGGGCTGCGGCTGGGCTACGACTTCGACCGGCTCAAGGCAGGGCTGGAGAGCTTCACGGGCACCCGGCGGCGGATGGAGCGCAAGGGCGAGGCCGCCGGCGTCCGGGTCTACGACTCCTACGCCCATCACCCGGCGGAGATCGCGGGCGACCTGGTGGCGGCCCGGTCCGTCGCCGGAGCCGGTCGGCTGATCGTCGCCTTCCAGCCCCACCTGGTCTCCCGCACCCGGATCTTCGGCGCACAGATGGGCCGCGAGCTCGGCGCCGCCGACGAGGTGGTCGTGCTCGACGTCTACCTCGCGCGGGAGGAGCCCGACCCGGCGGTGACCGGCGCGCTGGTGGCGGATGCGATCCCGCACGAACGCAAGCGACTGGTGGCGAGCCTGGACGAGGCCGCCGCCGCGCTGGCCGACCTCGCGCGACCCGGCGACCTGGTCCTCACCCTCGGTGCCGGCAACGTGACCGAGGTGGGGCCGAAGGTGCTCGAGCTGCTCGGGGAGCGGGGTGCCTAG
- a CDS encoding cell division protein FtsQ/DivIB: MPSLRRRAGTGAAEADTAERTRRRFARRQWRRRWLAWRYVVAVLVVLLLVAGGLWAAYFSSWLSVKSVDVQGVSGDTTLTSAQIRRAADVPTGGPLLRANLAAVQRRVAALAAVKSVDVSREWPSKVRIDVVERTPVAVIEIGGALHALDADGVVFSSYKRAPSGLPKVSTPAGTDASALQQAAEVVTALPRDLSADVDHVEVKSVDEISLALSSGKNVQWGSASDSATKAEVLAALMKAKPDARTYDVSVPGQPVTSG; encoded by the coding sequence GTGCCTAGCCTGCGCCGACGCGCGGGGACCGGCGCCGCCGAGGCCGACACCGCCGAGCGCACCCGCAGGCGGTTCGCCCGGCGGCAGTGGCGTCGCCGCTGGCTCGCCTGGCGGTACGTCGTCGCGGTGCTCGTGGTCCTCCTGCTGGTCGCAGGAGGCCTGTGGGCGGCGTACTTCTCCTCCTGGCTCTCGGTCAAGAGCGTCGACGTCCAGGGGGTCTCGGGTGACACCACGCTGACCTCCGCCCAGATCCGTCGCGCCGCCGACGTGCCGACCGGGGGTCCGCTGCTGCGCGCGAACCTCGCCGCGGTCCAGCGCCGGGTCGCCGCCCTGGCGGCGGTGAAGTCGGTCGACGTGTCGCGGGAGTGGCCCTCCAAGGTCCGGATCGACGTCGTCGAGCGCACCCCCGTCGCGGTGATCGAGATCGGCGGGGCGCTGCACGCGCTGGACGCCGACGGCGTGGTGTTCTCCTCCTACAAGCGCGCACCGAGCGGCCTGCCGAAGGTCTCCACGCCGGCCGGTACCGACGCCTCGGCGCTGCAGCAGGCGGCGGAGGTGGTGACCGCCCTGCCGCGCGACCTCTCCGCCGACGTCGACCACGTCGAGGTCAAGAGCGTCGACGAGATCTCGCTCGCGCTGTCGTCGGGGAAGAACGTGCAGTGGGGGAGCGCATCGGACTCGGCCACGAAGGCCGAGGTGCTGGCGGCGTTGATGAAGGCGAAGCCCGATGCGCGCACCTACGACGTGTCGGTCCCAGGACAGCCTGTCACCTCCGGTTGA
- the ftsZ gene encoding cell division protein FtsZ yields the protein MGAAQNYLAIIKVVGIGGGGVNAVNRMIEVGLKGVEFIAINTDAQALLMSDADVKLDIGRELTRGLGAGAQPQVGEKAAEDHMDEIEEVIKGADMVFVTAGEGGGTGTGGAPVVARIARSLGALTIGVVTRPFAFEGARRRKSADEGIEKLREEVDTLIVIPNDRLLSISDRNVSVIDAFKQADQVLLQGVSGITDLITTPGLINVDFADVKAVMSNAGSALMGIGSARGEDRAVAAAEIAVASPLLEASIDGAHGVLLSIAGGSDLGLFEIQEAAALVADAVHEEANIIFGTIIDDALGDEVRVTVIAAGFDGGMPKKRETTLRGQDTRPAAAQAPVRRDQQPTPVPAVAASAPAVQAPQQAAAPAGPSTPPPAATPRQAAPSVQFEDDDLDVPDFLK from the coding sequence GTGGGAGCTGCACAGAACTACCTGGCGATCATCAAGGTCGTCGGCATCGGTGGGGGCGGTGTCAACGCCGTCAACCGCATGATCGAGGTCGGCCTCAAGGGGGTCGAGTTCATCGCGATCAACACCGACGCGCAGGCGCTGCTGATGAGCGATGCCGACGTCAAGCTCGACATCGGTCGCGAGCTGACCCGGGGCCTTGGCGCCGGGGCGCAGCCGCAGGTCGGCGAGAAGGCCGCCGAGGACCACATGGACGAGATCGAGGAGGTCATCAAGGGGGCCGACATGGTCTTCGTGACGGCCGGTGAGGGCGGTGGCACCGGCACCGGCGGTGCCCCGGTCGTCGCCCGGATCGCGCGCAGCCTCGGCGCCCTGACCATCGGTGTCGTCACCCGTCCGTTCGCCTTCGAGGGCGCGCGTCGCCGCAAGTCCGCCGACGAGGGCATCGAGAAGCTCCGCGAGGAGGTCGACACCCTCATCGTCATCCCCAACGACCGGCTGCTGTCGATCTCGGACCGCAACGTCTCGGTCATCGACGCGTTCAAGCAGGCCGACCAGGTGCTGCTCCAGGGCGTCTCGGGCATCACCGACCTGATCACCACGCCCGGCCTGATCAACGTCGACTTCGCCGACGTCAAGGCGGTCATGTCCAACGCCGGCTCCGCGCTCATGGGCATCGGCTCGGCGCGAGGCGAGGACCGGGCCGTCGCTGCCGCCGAGATCGCCGTGGCGAGCCCGCTGCTCGAGGCGAGCATCGACGGGGCGCACGGCGTCCTGCTCTCCATCGCCGGTGGCTCCGACCTCGGTCTGTTCGAGATCCAGGAGGCCGCCGCGCTCGTCGCCGATGCCGTGCACGAGGAGGCGAACATCATCTTCGGCACCATCATCGACGACGCCCTCGGCGACGAGGTCCGGGTGACCGTCATCGCGGCCGGGTTCGACGGTGGCATGCCCAAGAAGCGCGAGACCACCCTGCGCGGCCAGGACACCCGTCCGGCGGCCGCGCAGGCACCCGTACGGCGGGACCAGCAGCCGACTCCGGTCCCCGCCGTTGCCGCGTCCGCTCCGGCGGTGCAGGCACCCCAGCAGGCTGCGGCCCCGGCTGGTCCGTCGACGCCTCCGCCGGCTGCCACGCCGCGCCAGGCGGCTCCGTCGGTCCAGTTCGAGGACGACGACCTGGACGTGCCCGACTTCCTCAAGTGA
- the pgeF gene encoding peptidoglycan editing factor PgeF, giving the protein MFAFRDTCDLGPGSSRVEVAFTDASLDLQGLRDGFPDALARIVEVAGVPFARLHQVHGDAVLEVVDADVPAPRAATPVADALVTGRHDVGLMIRVADCVPVVLADPAAGVIGAVHAGRKGVALDVVGRTVERMRHLGASELRAWIGPHVCGRCYEVPEELRAEVAAVVPATFAETSWHTPSLDLGAGVRHQLAAAGIDGERVRSVERCTLEDERLHSHRRDGERSGRLAGLVWFG; this is encoded by the coding sequence ATGTTCGCGTTCCGTGACACCTGCGACCTCGGTCCGGGCAGCTCCCGGGTCGAGGTCGCGTTCACCGACGCGTCCCTCGATCTTCAGGGCCTGCGCGACGGCTTCCCCGACGCCCTGGCCCGGATCGTCGAGGTCGCCGGTGTGCCGTTCGCCCGCTTGCACCAGGTGCACGGGGACGCGGTGCTCGAGGTGGTCGACGCCGACGTGCCGGCGCCCCGTGCGGCGACACCCGTCGCCGACGCTCTGGTCACCGGTCGCCACGACGTCGGGCTGATGATCCGGGTGGCCGACTGCGTCCCGGTCGTCCTGGCGGACCCGGCGGCCGGCGTCATCGGCGCCGTCCACGCCGGGCGCAAGGGTGTCGCGCTCGACGTCGTCGGCCGAACCGTCGAGCGGATGCGCCACCTCGGGGCGAGCGAGCTGAGGGCGTGGATCGGGCCGCACGTGTGTGGTCGCTGCTACGAGGTGCCCGAGGAGCTGCGCGCGGAGGTCGCGGCCGTCGTGCCGGCCACCTTCGCGGAGACGTCCTGGCACACGCCGTCCCTCGACCTGGGCGCGGGTGTGCGGCACCAGCTCGCGGCCGCCGGTATCGACGGCGAGCGGGTGAGGAGCGTGGAGCGGTGCACGCTCGAGGACGAGCGGCTGCACTCCCATCGCCGCGACGGCGAGCGGTCGGGCCGGCTGGCGGGATTGGTGTGGTTCGGATGA
- a CDS encoding YggS family pyridoxal phosphate-dependent enzyme — translation MSAREQELASRLDRVRERIAAAESAAGRPAGDVGLVVVTKFFPASDVRLLAALGVREVGENRHQEAQAKAEECADLDIAWHFIGGLQTNKAAAVARYADVVESVDRPELLARLDRGAAERGRPLDVLLQVSLDAPDATHRSGAAPEVLAQLAEQVTTYDGLRLRGLMAVAPLGADPAEAFARLATIRAGFLHRHPDATRLSAGMSGDLEQAIRHGATHVRVGSAVLGSRPAVK, via the coding sequence ATGAGCGCGCGCGAGCAGGAGCTGGCGAGCCGTCTGGACCGCGTCCGGGAGCGGATCGCCGCCGCTGAGAGCGCTGCCGGCCGGCCTGCCGGGGACGTGGGCCTGGTGGTCGTGACGAAGTTCTTCCCGGCCTCCGACGTACGACTCCTCGCGGCGCTGGGCGTGCGGGAGGTGGGCGAGAACCGGCACCAGGAGGCCCAGGCCAAGGCCGAGGAGTGCGCCGACCTGGACATCGCCTGGCACTTCATCGGGGGGCTGCAGACCAACAAGGCCGCTGCGGTGGCCCGCTACGCCGACGTCGTCGAGTCGGTCGACCGGCCCGAGCTGCTCGCGCGGCTGGACCGAGGCGCCGCCGAGCGCGGCCGTCCGCTGGACGTGCTGCTCCAGGTCAGCCTGGACGCCCCCGACGCCACCCACCGCAGCGGGGCGGCGCCGGAGGTGCTGGCGCAGCTCGCCGAGCAGGTCACGACGTACGACGGGTTGCGGCTGCGCGGCCTGATGGCGGTGGCGCCCCTCGGCGCCGACCCAGCGGAGGCCTTCGCACGGCTCGCCACGATCCGTGCCGGCTTCCTGCACCGGCATCCCGACGCGACCCGGCTCTCGGCCGGGATGAGCGGCGACCTCGAGCAGGCGATCCGCCACGGTGCGACACATGTGCGTGTCGGCTCCGCGGTGCTCGGCTCGAGGCCGGCGGTCAAGTAA